Proteins co-encoded in one Flavobacteriales bacterium genomic window:
- a CDS encoding succinate dehydrogenase cytochrome b subunit, with amino-acid sequence MSGSSAILKSSLAKKYWMAFTGLFLCLFLIGHLAGNLQLFMSGYEGRLQFNEYAVFMTTNPAVKLLSYLTYLSIIFHAIDGIMLTVANKKARPVAYASNNAGANSAWASRNMAVLGLILLIYIVVHMSDFWYEYKFGALPYMTAQDMTTPLLKSGEAVAGGQVVNGIVMVNGQSAGPVMKDLYTEVMKAFQVPWIVILYVFSMLAMAFHLSHGFQSAFQSLGLRHHKYTPLIKKTGTAFAVIVSLLFAAIPVYIFFMH; translated from the coding sequence ATGAGCGGTTCTTCTGCCATTTTGAAATCATCCCTGGCGAAAAAGTACTGGATGGCCTTTACCGGTCTCTTCTTGTGTTTGTTCCTGATCGGACACCTTGCAGGTAATCTCCAATTGTTTATGTCAGGATATGAAGGCCGTTTGCAATTCAATGAATATGCGGTTTTCATGACCACCAATCCGGCGGTAAAGCTTCTGTCTTACCTGACCTACCTCAGTATTATTTTTCATGCGATCGACGGCATTATGCTCACGGTTGCAAACAAGAAAGCCAGACCGGTCGCCTATGCCAGCAACAACGCCGGAGCCAACAGCGCCTGGGCTTCCAGGAACATGGCGGTGCTCGGACTGATCCTCCTGATCTACATTGTGGTGCACATGTCGGACTTCTGGTACGAGTACAAATTCGGCGCGCTACCTTATATGACTGCACAGGACATGACCACGCCGCTGCTTAAGTCCGGAGAGGCAGTTGCCGGAGGTCAGGTGGTGAATGGAATAGTGATGGTGAACGGCCAAAGTGCCGGACCGGTGATGAAGGATTTATATACGGAAGTCATGAAGGCTTTTCAGGTACCCTGGATCGTGATCCTTTATGTCTTCAGTATGCTGGCGATGGCCTTTCATTTGTCTCACGGTTTTCAGAGTGCTTTCCAATCTCTGGGCCTCAGACATCATAAGTATACCCCACTGATCAAGAAAACCGGAACTGCGTTTGCAGTCATCGTATCCCTGCTGTTCGCAGCCATTCCGGTTTATATATTTTTCATGCACTGA
- a CDS encoding fumarate reductase/succinate dehydrogenase flavoprotein subunit, protein MALNSRIPEGPLETKWKDHKSHVPLVSPANKRLIDVIVVGTGLAGASAAASLAELGYNVKAFCFQDSPRRAHSIAAQGGINAAKNYQNDGDSVFRLFYDTVKGGDYRSREANVYRLAEVSASIIDQCVAQGVPFAREYGGLLDNRSFGGVQVSRTFYAKGQTGQQLLLGAYSALSRQIGKGKVKMYNRHEMLDLVIVDGKARGIIARNLITGEIERHSAHAVLICSGGYGNVFFLSTNAMGSNCTAAWKAHRKGAYFANPCYTQIHPTCIPVSGEYQSKLTLMSESLRNDGRIWVPKKKEDAEAIRAGSKKPTEIAEEDRDYYLERRYPSFGNLVPRDVASRAAKERCDAGFGVNATGEAVYLDFTSAIERYGKTAANTGGIHNPTKEQILEMGRKVVETKYGNLFQMYEKITDDNPYFTPMKIYPAVHYTMGGIWVDYNLMTSIPGCYALGEANFSDHGANRLGASALMQGLADGYFVIPYTIGEYLSNDIRTGPISTDSPEFVEAEKQVREKINHFLSNNGKHSVDYFHKRLGKVMWDKCGMARNAAGLKEAMEEIKAIREEFWKDVKVPGKAEEFNQELEKAGRVADFLELGELMCKDALQREESCGGHFREEHQTEEGEAKRDDASFTYVAAWEHKGEPADAVLHKEELKYENIELKQRSYK, encoded by the coding sequence ATGGCATTGAACTCAAGAATTCCCGAAGGTCCGCTGGAAACAAAGTGGAAAGATCACAAGAGCCACGTTCCGCTTGTAAGCCCGGCCAATAAACGACTCATTGATGTGATCGTTGTGGGTACCGGCCTTGCAGGTGCTTCAGCAGCCGCCTCATTGGCGGAGTTGGGCTATAATGTAAAAGCCTTCTGCTTTCAGGATAGCCCCAGGCGTGCTCACTCCATTGCTGCCCAGGGAGGAATCAATGCCGCAAAAAATTACCAGAACGATGGGGATAGCGTATTCAGACTCTTTTATGATACGGTAAAAGGGGGCGACTACCGTTCCCGGGAAGCCAACGTGTACCGGCTGGCCGAAGTGTCCGCCAGTATCATCGACCAGTGTGTGGCTCAGGGGGTGCCTTTCGCAAGAGAATACGGTGGATTGCTCGACAACCGCTCTTTCGGTGGTGTACAGGTTTCCAGAACTTTTTATGCAAAAGGTCAGACCGGACAGCAGTTGTTATTGGGTGCGTACTCTGCATTAAGCCGTCAGATAGGTAAGGGAAAGGTGAAGATGTATAACCGCCATGAGATGCTGGACCTTGTCATCGTTGATGGAAAGGCCCGAGGCATTATCGCACGTAACCTGATCACCGGCGAGATCGAGCGCCACTCAGCACATGCCGTACTGATCTGTAGCGGTGGATATGGAAATGTATTCTTCTTGTCTACCAATGCCATGGGTTCCAACTGCACCGCGGCATGGAAGGCACATAGGAAGGGCGCCTACTTTGCCAATCCGTGCTATACACAGATCCATCCGACCTGTATTCCGGTTTCAGGTGAATACCAATCGAAACTGACCCTGATGTCCGAGTCATTGAGGAACGACGGAAGAATCTGGGTGCCGAAGAAAAAGGAAGATGCTGAAGCCATCCGCGCCGGCAGCAAGAAACCTACGGAGATCGCCGAAGAAGATCGTGACTATTACCTGGAACGGAGATACCCTTCCTTCGGAAATCTCGTGCCTCGGGACGTAGCTTCCAGAGCAGCCAAGGAAAGGTGTGATGCCGGATTCGGAGTGAATGCCACTGGTGAGGCGGTCTATCTTGACTTCACATCAGCTATTGAGCGCTACGGAAAAACAGCTGCCAATACAGGCGGTATCCACAACCCGACGAAAGAGCAAATCCTTGAAATGGGCCGTAAAGTGGTGGAAACCAAATACGGCAACCTTTTCCAGATGTATGAAAAGATCACGGATGACAATCCGTATTTCACACCGATGAAAATATATCCCGCCGTGCATTACACGATGGGGGGAATCTGGGTGGATTATAACCTGATGACTTCCATTCCGGGTTGCTATGCCTTAGGTGAAGCGAACTTCTCCGATCACGGCGCCAACCGCCTGGGGGCCTCTGCGCTCATGCAGGGACTGGCAGATGGCTATTTCGTGATCCCTTACACCATCGGCGAATACCTGTCCAACGATATCCGTACCGGACCGATCTCTACAGATAGCCCTGAATTTGTGGAAGCCGAAAAGCAGGTGCGCGAAAAGATCAACCATTTCCTTTCGAACAATGGCAAACATTCTGTAGACTATTTCCACAAACGCCTTGGAAAGGTGATGTGGGATAAATGCGGAATGGCAAGGAATGCCGCAGGACTGAAAGAGGCCATGGAAGAGATCAAAGCCATCCGTGAAGAGTTCTGGAAGGATGTGAAAGTTCCCGGTAAGGCAGAAGAGTTCAACCAGGAACTGGAGAAAGCCGGACGTGTGGCAGACTTCCTGGAGCTGGGTGAATTGATGTGCAAGGACGCACTTCAACGTGAAGAATCCTGCGGAGGACATTTCCGGGAAGAACATCAAACAGAAGAAGGTGAAGCAAAAAGGGATGATGCCAGTTTTACCTATGTGGCCGCCTGGGAACACAAGGGTGAACCCGCCGATGCAGTGCTTCACAAGGAAGAACTGAAGTATGAAAACATTGAGCTGAAACAACGCTCCTATAAATAA
- a CDS encoding succinate dehydrogenase/fumarate reductase iron-sulfur subunit, with protein MNLNLRIWRQNGPNDKGRIEEYKVTDISPDQSFLEMIDVLNNKLIESGQDPVAFDHDCREGICGMCSMFINGEAHGPGRGITTCQLHMRSFKDGDTITIEPWRAQAFPVVKDLVVDRSAFDRIMSVGGFVSVNTSGNTIDANAIPVPKENADKAFDAATCIGCGACVATCKNASAMLFVSAKVSQLALLPQGKAEARQRVLNMVKQMDEEGFGNCTNTGACEVECPKEISLENIARMNREYLSAAITSES; from the coding sequence ATGAACCTTAACCTCAGGATCTGGCGCCAGAACGGCCCCAACGACAAAGGCAGGATCGAAGAATACAAGGTCACCGATATTTCACCTGACCAGTCTTTCCTCGAAATGATCGACGTGCTGAATAATAAATTGATCGAAAGCGGTCAGGATCCGGTAGCCTTCGACCATGATTGCAGGGAAGGTATCTGCGGGATGTGCAGCATGTTCATCAACGGTGAAGCGCACGGCCCGGGTCGCGGAATCACGACTTGCCAACTGCATATGCGCTCCTTCAAAGATGGTGACACCATCACCATTGAACCCTGGAGGGCACAAGCATTTCCGGTGGTCAAAGACTTGGTGGTTGACCGCTCGGCCTTCGATCGCATCATGTCGGTGGGTGGCTTTGTATCCGTCAATACATCCGGTAACACCATCGATGCGAATGCCATTCCTGTCCCAAAGGAGAATGCGGATAAAGCATTTGATGCCGCTACCTGTATCGGTTGTGGTGCGTGTGTGGCTACATGTAAAAATGCGTCTGCCATGTTGTTTGTTTCAGCCAAGGTGAGCCAATTGGCCTTGTTGCCTCAGGGTAAAGCCGAAGCCCGCCAGAGGGTATTGAACATGGTGAAACAGATGGATGAAGAAGGCTTTGGAAACTGCACCAATACCGGTGCCTGTGAAGTGGAATGCCCCAAGGAGATCTCCTTGGAAAACATTGCACGTATGAACAGGGAATACCTTAGCGCAGCCATTACCTCAGAATCCTGA